A portion of the Megalobrama amblycephala isolate DHTTF-2021 linkage group LG23, ASM1881202v1, whole genome shotgun sequence genome contains these proteins:
- the lpar4 gene encoding lysophosphatidic acid receptor 4 — protein sequence MASLVLNETGMENCGIDDSFKYNLYGVVYSVAFVLGLATNCASLFVFCCRMKLRNETTLFMTNLALSDLVFVFTLPFKIFYNVNRHWPFGDTLCKISGGAFITNIYGSMLFLTCISVDRFLAIVYPFRSLSIRTRRNAGIVCGTIWLLILGGGMSVTFFSATNQSKTSTTCFEGFSKKTWKTHLSKITIFIEVVGFLIPLMINLACSSMVLRTLRRPATLCQIGTNKRRVLRMIVVHLAIFIVCFVPYNSVLFVYAMVRTRALASCWVERLARTLYPITLCVATFNCCFDPVVYYFTSESFQKSLSTGKCQAMQENTLRSDGPVSAKENTDAVELHTLTSNGKDQGSETPF from the coding sequence ATGGCCAGTCTTGTTCTCAATGAGACGGGGATGGAGAACTGTGGCATCGATGACTCCTTCAAGTATAACCTGTACGGTGTGGTGTACAGCGTGGCGTTCGTTCTGGGTCTGGCCACTAACTGCGCTTCACTGTTCGTCTTCTGCTGTCGCATGAAACTGCGTAACGAGACCACGCTTTTCATGACCAATCTAGCTTTATCAGACTTAGTGTTTGTGTTCACTCTCCCTTTCAAAATCTTCTATAACGTGAATCGCCACTGGCCTTTCGGCGATACGCTGTGCAAGATCTCCGGAGGAGCCTTCATCACCAACATCTACGGCAGTATGCTGTTCCTCACGTGCATCAGCGTGGATCGCTTCCTGGCTATCGTCTACCCCTTCCGCTCGCTGTCCATCCGTACCCGCCGCAACGCTGGCATCGTGTGCGGCACCATCTGGTTGCTGATCCTGGGTGGAGGCATGTCAGTCACCTTCTTCTCTGCCACCAACCAGTCCAAGACTAGCACCACCTGCTTCGAGGGATTCTCCAAGAAAACGTGGAAGACCCATTTGTCCAAGATCACCATCTTCATTGAAGTGGTGGGTTTCCTCATACCGTTGATGATCAACCTAGCCTGCTCTTCCATGGTGCTGAGGACTTTGCGTAGACCTGCTACTCTGTGTCAGATCGGCACCAACAAGCGGCGCGTTCTGCGTATGATCGTAGTGCATTTGGCcatttttattgtttgcttTGTGCCTTACAATTCGGTTCTGTTTGTCTATGCCATGGTGCGCACTCGAGCGCTCGCGAGCTGCTGGGTGGAGAGGCTCGCACGGACCCTGTATCCCATAACGCTTTGCGTCGCGACCTTCAACTGCTGCTTTGACCCGGTGGTCTACTACTTCACCTCCGAGTCCTTTCAGAAATCACTGTCTACCGGGAAGTGTCAGGCCATGCAGGAAAACACGCTGAGGAGCGATGGCCCCGTGTCTGCCAAGGAGAATACTGACGCGGTTGAGCTCCACACGCTGACCAGCAACGGAAAAGATCAGGGCAGCGAGACTCCGTTCTGA
- the p2ry10 gene encoding putative P2Y purinoceptor 10, whose translation MNMSCPNVMVNYSCSTSMTDWETAMNQLYTFFYLIIFIPGLLSNTLALWVLCRFISKKTKAIIFMINLTVADLAHVMSLPLRIHYYIRQDWPFGSGLCLLCFYLKYLNMYASIAFLVCISIQRCAFLLRPFRAKHWKSRYDVCISVVVWVVVGLCCSPFILMRSRPDSAKENRNCFKDLPMRKLDFRLAISMMAAAELFGFIGPLFIIGFCTYLIVNSLRQRNRSDQSTGNTRKALRMVRVCTGVFLFCFAPYHINFLLYLMVTQCIITNCEVSQAIRQFHPISLCIASLNCCLNPLIYYFLTTEFKQQLSQHGSSVLRGRLMSMESTSSYRE comes from the exons ATGAATATGTCATGTCCGAACGTCATGGTGAACTACTCCTGTTCAACCAGTATGACTGACTGGGAAACAGCCATGAACCAGCTCTACACCTTCTTTTACCTGATCATCTTCATCCCAGGCCTGCTGAGCAACACTCTGGCTCTCTGGGTTCTGTGTCGATTCATAAG caaaaagacgAAAGCCATCATCTTCATGATTAACCTGACCGTAGCTGACCTGGCTCACGTGATGTCGCTGCCCCTTCGAATTCACTACTACATCCGTCAAGATTGGCCTTTTGGCAGCGGGTTGTGTCTGCTGTGTTTTTACCTGAAATACCTTAACATGTATGCTAGCATCGCTTTTCTGGTCTGCATCAGCATCCAGCGCTGCGCTTTTCTCCTGCGGCCGTTCCGCGCCAAGCACTGGAAGTCCCGCTATGACGTCTGCATCAGCGTTGTGGTGTGGGTGGTGGTGGGGCTCTGCTGCTCACCCTTCATCTTAATGAGGAGCAGACCGGATTCAGCAAAGGAAAACAGAAACTGCTTCAAAGACCTGCCAATGCGAAAGCTGGATTTTCGCTTAGCCATTTCCATGATGGCCGCTGCTGAACTCTTTGGATTTATTGGTCCATTATTCATCATTGGCTTCTGTACCTACTTAATAGTGAACTCTTTGCGACAGAGGAATCGCAGCGACCAATCCACCGGTAACACGAGAAAGGCCTTGCGCATGGTCAGGGTGTGCACAGGTGTCTTCCTCTTCTGTTTCGCCCCCTACCACATCAACTTCCTGCTTTATCTCATGGTAACCCAGTGCATTATAACAAACTGTGAAGTGAGTCAGGCCATCAGACAGTTTCACCCTATTTCTCTCTGCATAGCGAGCCTGAACTGCTGCCTCAACCCTCTCATCTACTACTTCCTGACCACCGAGTTCAAGCAGCAGCTGTCCCAGCACGGCAGCTCCGTGCTCAGAGGCCGTCTGATGAGTATGGAGAGCACGTCTTCCTATCGGGAATGA